The Manduca sexta isolate Smith_Timp_Sample1 chromosome 7, JHU_Msex_v1.0, whole genome shotgun sequence region CTGACACACACATTGCGTTAGCAGTAGGTAACTTGGAAGAAGAGAGCTCAAGCAAAAAAGGCAGCTCTCAGAAGGAGCAACAGCAACAGGACAGAAGAATTGATATTCAACCAGCTGAGGATGAAGAAGGTAGAGTATGATACAAAAATCTCTTTTGAATGAGAAAcataccaatcaaaataatataattataatattccctAGACTCTAGAAGAAGTTGACATTTCATATGCAGATGGTCATAGAaactaagtaaaataatttttgcaatacatttgaaaaaatatatggcCTCATACTGGAGTGGCATAATGCTAGGTCGAAGaagaaaattctttatttcatTATGGCAGATATTATCCCTTAAAGCATTACGACCCAATAATTTAGGTTTTAAAAATCTGTTATGCTTTAAATCTCATGGTATTAACACGTTTTCAGATCAAGACGAAGGCTTGTCTGTGAAACACGTAGCGTACGCGCGTTATCTACGTAATCACAGGCTGATCAACGAGATATTCTCCGATACAGTGGTGCCTGACGTCAGGTCTGTGGTCACCACTGCTAGGATGCAGGTAAGTTTGAACATTGTTGCACAATGAACATATAGGTCAGTTTCATCTTGAGCATGGATTTAAAGAGATATAGATATCTATAATGTCTTTTATTGTGCAGGAATTTTCTAAATTCGTATTAACCAGatctataaataatacttttaggTTCAGTATgatttgatgttatttatattacgaattaaaataattttaaacatttttatttgattgataCTATTCTACATTCAATGATGAATGTAATTggtaaaaataactaaatgttAATCGGGTTTTAGATCCTAAAGAAGCAAGTGCAATCATTGACAATGCATCAGAAGAAATTAGAAGATGAGCTGCAGCAGATTGAAGAGAAGTTTGAGGCAAAGAAACGCAAGTTCATTGAGAGCAGTGAGGTTTTCCAAGAGGAATTAAagaaggtaaaaaataaaattattggcaTATTAATCATTGaggtttaaataatatatttaaatctattgaCAACAAGAATGTGTCTAATCTCATCACCACCATATTAGTTTCCAATTTCGGTTTTCTTCTGGCAAGCCAAGCGTTGGACTTCCACCTATGAGGTGGACTGACGCCCGAAAGTCCGCAGAAAATAACTTGATGCGGAATGCTTCCATTACTAGTCTgcaaatctttgggagaggcctatggaTTCTTGTGGCTCATGATTATAATTCACATTTTTGCATTTAGTATTTATACACAGCACAAGTTTATCTAAATGTGGAGAGGATAGACCTGTGATGgcgtatatattttatctaatgtCCGTTCAGCACTGCAAGCCGGCCGTGGATGAGGAGACATTCCAGCGTATGGTGGAGCGCGCCATGGAGCAGATGCGCCGTGGTATCGACCCCACCGCTTCGCAGACCACCACGCCAGGCCATGGCGCTGAGAGGAAAGACGAGGTGAGTGAGAttactaatctatactaatattataaagccatatttaaaaaaaaaacccttataggaagctaaatcctgagtgctataggtaactttttatcccgaaaaaccgTTTTCACGCCGGTGGACTAGCAGGCTAAAGCTAGTAGTTTATAAATCAAAGAATACATTGCTAAAGTTTAGAAAGTGGCAATCCCCTGCCATCAGTGATATGATTGCTTAATTGCCTcatctaatataaataacaatatttaaaaaaccctCGTGTGGTTTTCTGAAGtataaatatgacatttaatTTGCTATGtgtgaagtaaaaaaaaattaaccaatcaacgTATTTATAGTCGATGAAAGATCAGTCGCATCCCAAAGGCGAGAGCAACGGCCCTAATCCTCCGACACAAGTGGACAAAGTATCCACCAGCGAATCCAAGCCAGATACCAACACAACCACCGAGTTGAACAAGACTGATGAAACAAAGGATAAAGAGATGGATGAAAATGGACCACCAACCCATGACGGTGAAGGTGGGTACCgtgatttataaacaaaaaaaaaacatcttatgGTGATAGCTTATTGAACTTGTCAACATTACGTGTATTTTGattcctaattatttttttttgtgttgtaaataTACCTCAATTGACTAGATTTCAAGACAccataatatatctatacatacatacatacataacatcacgcattttatccccgaaggggtatgcagaggcgcaactagggcacccacttttcgtatcatatatctatacaatagccatattatatataaaatatatgaaattgtaaatattggCAAAGAAAATGGATGTAGCATGTTTTGCTAAGACATGCTGGAAATCACAAATTATGTTACATAGCTAAGTACAGAGAATACTAAGATTAAAAGCGTCACACCCTTCGCAGTGTtagtattgtttttgaatatgcATGTCAGTACTGTGATTTGTATGTCAGGTGACCGCAAGGAGGAGAAAGGCGAGATGAAGAGCGAGAGCAAGGAGCAGGCGCCACCTGCCCCGCATCCGCCCGCGCACCCACAGCACATCACCTCGCCACCGCACCACGGTACTATACATACTAATAGCTATTGCATTTAAACAATGACATTGAGTAAATTCTTACCCCTAGAAGTGTATACAGAAGGTATAAGACGAAACTGATCAATAATGAGATTGATcccaaatttaattatagataaCAATTTATTACTAACTTTTTTGCTGGCCGTAGTCGTGTGAAACTCTTCCCGGAATATCTACATGGAAACGGagcagcattttttttttataataactagtCCGAGCCGCTTCAGCACattaaatacatagaaaaaatcAAGTCTGTTGCTGTATTTCTAGCTCATACAATAGTAGGTTATAATAAACGTTACACGactatatgttatttattgtttagcGATGATGATGCCGCCGAACCCCAACGCGCCAGGTCCTCACCCGGGACCACCGCACGCGGGCCCTCCGCCGCCGCCAGGTAACAACTAACACAATAACAACTCGACTACTTCACATACATCACTCTCACTATAATCTATGAATTAGTTCGGATCTCACTGGATTCTCACTTGGTTTATGTTTGCATGTCATAACTTCAAACAGGGGTGTGCACTGacatttttgaaatgctatattTTGTAGCCAATATTTGCCGTCAATGTGTGATCAAGAATGATgtaagctttttattttatgtgtgttAAAATGTAAGTGCACGCTTCCTAAGTGAATGTATCGGGGTTGTGTTAACAATGTGGTGACGTGTGGCAGTGGGCGCAGTGGGCGCGTACGGGGCGCCGTACGGCGGACGCTACTACGGCGGGTACGCCGGCGGCTTCCCGGCCGGCTACGCGCATCCGTACTACGGCGCGGGCGGCGAGCACTACGCGCCGCACCATGCCCCGCACCACGCCCCGCAACATGCGCCACAACACGCGCCGCAACACGCTCCGCAGCACGCGCCGCCGCTCGCGCCGCACCACGCGTCGCACGCGCCCCACCAGCCGCTGCAGCCGCATCACGACGTCAAACGTCTGTACACTATCACACCATGATCATCACTCACCTGCATTAACCACATTAGCTATATTATCGGTGCTTTGTACAAAGAGGAAACATTATTTCATGGTACTTTTAAGGGTTGTTGGGAACAGTATAAACCATTTGAAATGTAACCatgttataaaatagttttccatAACAGTAAACTAGCCTTTTGTACAAAACACATTTAACATTAATGGTTCCATCACCCTGGCACTAGCTAAATTGGGGCTTTTTGCAcatcatattaattaacaatgaatgatgattcttttttcttctactaaaataaatttaatctacaaaattatttgaaatcatAATATTGAGAATTCATAGTCCCTTTCTATTCTAGTGTAATATTTGTGGCATAAAATGGAATTATTTTCTCCCCTATTATATAGCAATCTCTGTTCACAGTAGAGATAATGTCTTAATTTGGCTAACATTAAGAGATGTTAAAACTCACggtatatttagtaaattacaCAACTTAATCAATGTACTCAAAAAACTATAAGACTTCAAATTGTTTTCTGTTTTAGCGGATGAGCCACAGCCGAAGAAGGAGGGTGAATGATCGTCACCTAAGCGCGTCGTTAAACGGCGCCGCAAGTCCTCCTCGAAGGACACCCAGTGAGGTGTGGACACTAGTGCATTCTTTAAATTATGTGAAACTGGATTGGACATAACTTGCTGCAAGCAAAATAATAGTGTTAAATAATTCgtgatacatttaaatttattgtaatatggaCCTAAATGTGAAATTAAGATAATTCAAAATCCTCTGGATGAATATTGCATATAACTATGAACTTGCTTagaatatattgaaaaaataataatttaagcgAATTGATATTTGGATTCTGAGAATGTTCTCAATATTAGTATGTAAGAGTGGGTAAATGGATAATCAATTGAGTATTTTTATGGTAGAATGATTTAACTGTATAATTAGCCtttttttctcctttttagTGTATATCTCCAATGTCGATTAATATATAGTagttttataatgtaactaaaGTTAGACTGCTTGTCCACCAAGACGGTATCACCCACTACGGCGGTGGACTTGCTAGTGttctgtattttaaatataatgtgtaaATTAATGTATAACTTACTGATAATTACcctaatataaatatctatactataaatattcaaGTGGCCAGAAGACTAAACTTTTTTTCCATAAAGCCATTGTGTTTATATTgggttaaataaaacaaaacatggCTGGAGTCACATTTATTAAGTGATAAATAAgacattttaatacttatttacaaatacattataatagaaatacatttaatatgacTGTAGGTAAATTAGGTGTATAGTATGTGCATATTTGCAGGATAAAATACTGACTCACTTTATTATTCTTGATTTTTTCTGAATATGtatttaactattaaaaatgaggatttattgtaaaaatactgtacatcataaagtttttttttattttatacatagcCAGTAGATTTTTGCCCTGGAGTGCATTGTAATCCTTAATTTGTGGTTGATGAGGCAAACTTGGCCACAATGGGATAGCCGTTGACAATTGTTCCATTGATTTCGTGCACAGCACTTATTGCTAGATCATAATCTGGAAAttggaaaataaatgttattcatagtgcatatttgtttaattaagagTGTGAGAGAGGTATGAGAGATCTTATCtgaaagattgttttttttattgtccttTTATGcagattattatattaataagccACTGATTTGTGACTTCTAGTTTAGCTTAGACTGGGACTTTATAGAATTACATGGGGAAATTAATCACCAGGTGGTAAACCTTACTATTGCTATATCTACTTATGTGTATGCAATATGCATGCATGGTAGTCATGAAAATTGGCGATAGCTTTATTAGAGCAAAAATGCTCAATTCCGTACAACAAATCGAGGCATGAACAGTTTACATGTATTGCATCAAATATACTCACTTTCAAAGCGTACATAGGCTTCGCCTCTCTGCTTGCCGCTTAGCAGCCGTATGTCGGGAGGTCCGCCGTTATCACACACATACTGTTGAAACAACAGCGACAACTGCGCCGGAGTTACCGTACTTGCAATATTCGTCAGATGTACCACCTGGAATGGGTTGAATGAATTGAAGTATTCTGATGACTTATCTCTTAACTGTAATTAGCTAAGTTTGACCCTACTGGCATTACAATCTGACCCACATTCAAATTGCCAATAAGCTTACTGTTAGTAAAAGAATTCAGGGAATCAAACCAGTTTCTTAGACTAAGTTCTACtagatttaaaaagtttatctTTACGATcaatacatgaaaataaaactgtaccCCTGTTGAGCACATTGCACTCACagaggagtgtgagatttggcatactAAAAAGCATTTAGATAGGTACTGGacgataataaattttatgtataataaatagacACAATCACATCTCTTATACCCCCGAAGGAGCAGGTAGtggcgcaactgatgcacccactttccgccatatGTATatatctcatgatgtgataaaggcgagccaatcgccatatcagacaaaTTCCAGATCAGGGCTGATACTAACTAggaaaaaatcaatatcaccGCCCAATCTGGGTATTGGACTACAACTACAACATCAAGGTAGTCTAGCAGTgcataatatgtgttacaaatatattgaatttgacTGTTGAATTTAGACCACTGAATAACTAGTTATAACTGATCACAACACATACCTTAGAAGGTACACCAGGTTCATAATCTTTGTACTTTTCCATTTTCTTTATATCATCAAGGCTCATCTTTGTGCCTTCAAGTAGTGGCTCCCCAGATTCAGTCTCAGGCAGGACAACATCCAACTCTTGCTCTGGATCACTCCGACTGGTTTCTTCTTCAGGAACCCTTACAATACAATTGTTCTTTATAGTATACATTGTTTTCTTCTTAGGGCCGATAAACTTATCTCTTGGACCTCTTGGTCTTATTGGAACTTTAGGAGGCGCCTCTTGGAGGTCCCAAAGACTTCCTGGTCTGCTAGTTGTACTTTGATTAGGAATGGGTGAGGTTTGTTTAGGCCCTGATTCAATtctattttttcttctttctaGTCTTCTTAAAATCTTTCTCCTTTTAGTGATTGGTGGAATATTACTCTTTAAATGACCAAATAAACTGTGTTCCAAGTCCTTTATCCTATTGATAGGGTGCCCCTTGGGGTAGGCAGGAGAATTCTTTTGTGAAGATTCTATATTTTCTTCTCTTGATGTAGTTGGTTCTTTGTCTTCAAGTGACTCtctgtaaataattttgtgtctcatattataaaataggaaATTTTTCATTCAAATAGACTGGCTcctgttatttttaatgtctacaatacttataaattataacaaaaacttaaatattaagcTGCAATTACACTTGGTCATTAGCTGCCATTCTATTGCCTATGGAATTCACATAATCAACTAATTGTAAATGAATGGAGTTGAATATGCCCACATTCGAAAAGCTTTCATTTTGGTTACCTGAACCATTTTCCTTTCAATTTTCAAGCAGTACTTCTGCACTCGTCACCATGAATAATGTTGCTCTCAAAAGAGGCAATGTAATTAAAGCACTGAGTGCCGGAATTCAAGCAATATCTTACATGCACCCAAATAGGGGTTAACAACAAATTGTAATTGTGCCATAAAGTGAGAGAAACTTGTCATTAGGACAAAAAATTTATTCTGTATGTAAGAGACAAGGAGATTTAggtaatctttttttataaaatgatatattttgtaaaatatacaaagCAAGGaagttattatgtaaaaaatcaaataatattcttattggAAAAAATTTCCCCTTTTCTGCTATAatctaaaattttaacttatagGCATACAAATTAATTGTCCTTTAAAACATATAGTAAAGGAATTTTGCAAACACTGTACAATATGTCTCAAATAAATACAGCTTGAAATTTATTGCAGATTAAAATCCAAGCGGACCTCTTAAACCCCAAAATATggaacttattattattacagtcaaggagaaattaaatacatacacgCATAAACTATCCATAAAGCTCTTCTCATGTTCAGTCATCATGATGTGAAATCACcacaatatgaaaaaatattgtaaccaaAGGCTTTAGGTAGTAATACCATACTAAACCTATAACCTGGAGAGCTTTTATAAGTGGTCCACCGACATTTATGCACCAccaaatcaagtaaatattgAGTAGACCCAGCCTTTGACCTAGGTAAAGTAACAGGAATTTATATTGGGTAGATAATGGCAATTGTAATGGTgtataaagtctaccaatctacaCTAGGCCAATGTAGTgcactaaggtctaatccctcagtagtagagcagcccgtgcccagcagtgggacagtatacaggactgatattattacagAATATATTGACAGTTTTAATAGAAACAGCATGTTAGTGTACAAAATGTATGGTGCCAACTGTTTTCCCCAAAGATATCTCCTAGTTCCTCCTGCTGGGCCCATAAACAAAAAAGAGATTACTGGCCTGATGGTATGCGTTTACAAACACTTATGAGAGGCAACTATGCCAATTACCTAAGCAATGTATGTTGCTGATTAAAGAAACAATAGGGACTTTGCCAAAAgtctataaaaaattaacaatatcttACCTATTTTCCGCCTCAAGTTTAGCAACTTTTCTGTATATAGCGTTTAATTTTCTCTCTAACACTTGGGACTCGATCTTCTTGCCCTCATCTAAGTTTCCGGCTTCATTAtccaaatataactttaccTCGTCAGCAGTTAGTCCGGCTTTTTTCAACCACTCTAATCGTTGCACGTCTTTATCTGCTTTCCTGAACTCTTCAAGGGATGATAGTCCATATTTAGTGAAAGGTAAAACCTCAGTGGTTTTTTCAAACTCCTTTGGTAGCGATTCACTGTGGATCAAagtgtattattgtttttagcgCGCAAATAACACGGCACTAATAATGCAAGAATTctttacaaaatacttttttttttctgtgcAACTAATTCCGGAAACAAAAACACTCACCACATTGAcgatgttaattataatatctacagTCAACACAATATTCTCGTAAAACAATCAACTTTGAGTTATTGATTttatcaatcaaaacaaagtgaAATATACTAGTGGTGGCGGTTATCAAATATATGGAATAAACATTTCGAATAAAATGACATAAGTAatcttgattttattatttattcataattactATTTACCATAATATAGTTTCACTTGGCCAGTGGTAgcgtttacataatattaataatacattttttattataacattctCGTTTGATTAAGCCTATCATTCGTAATCGTAATCGcgcataaattttatatatctatgtacAGCACTGACGTCAGAATTTAGATGTAAACTGTGAAAATTACGTCTAGGTATGTACCTGTTagctatctatctatactattacataatgtagaagagtttgtttgtttgaacgcgctaatctcaggtcCGTTTATCAAGAAAGACTATATaaaatcacgctatgaccaataagaacggagtattagtgaaaaatattgccaaaacggggaaaattgattccttttgagagcttgcgTTGCATGTGAGGAATACTTATCCCGGAAATCACTTTcatgtgggcgaagccgcgagcaaaatttagttataattgtaTGCATATACCCAACCAATACGGATTTCCCGAGTTTATGGTATATGTAAAAACGATTCGAATTAATTCAAATCATGTTGtcgaaaaacaaattaatcgaGGTTCGTTGCGTTGCGGTTGCATTCTTCTCGTCAAATTGACGacctttaaatataatagctacatataagtttataaaactAAGATTCGAAAAAGGTCGGGTTCGATTAACGTTGTGTTGAAAATTAGTATTGTTTTTGCACCACGTCTCAGTCCTTATGCAATATATGAACACATACTCTACTACATACACGTATActctactttttataaatatatttcggaatgacaaaaatataccaaaccttggtaaattttatttatagattttaactCAATCATATCTCAGACGAGTATTAGTACAATTATAACAGCATAAAGAATCGAGTTGATGCATCTCTAGGCTGGCTTATCAGTTCTCTAGTTCAGAGTTGCCAGGTATACAGTTTTatctatattacatttatacaaacttacacaatacattaaaacatgaattatcggattttaaatgaatatgttcatatatctataaaatattttacaattcgGAAATAATTTCTACATGTTCTAGATGTACTGTACTTTTACATGTACTTTTTAGGTTGCGATTGTCTTTGCATAATCATAAgtaaacatattgtataatatttttaggtatttttgaCAGCATacagcaaagagaattataatatatatggaaagcaTATTATATGCTAAGCTGCATATAGTAAGTAACATACATTGGTAACATATTACGCAAAGAGAAATATATAGGAAAATACTAGGTACATTTTGACTTTTagagtattgtaatgctcttttaTGCGCTTTGATTTTGACAGTGAAAATGTCGTGTAATttcacaatctaaaaattgaattgaattgaatctATGATGTCGTATTCTTTGAGTTTGATCATTGAACAGTACTAGAGATAAAATTACGTTTTCGTTTTAGTTTATTGTGGAATGTGGTCCTGGGAATCCTAAAGAATACACGTACATACATTTCGATAATTTCTGTAGACTGCgacgtataatataatttatttttaccatttacCACTATATGCTAGTAATATACTCATTGTTTTGAACTGTATTATCTTTTTACCACTTCaaacagtaaaatataactTGGAAAACAAACATGAGTTGGCCAAGCGAGCAATACATGTTGCCCAATATGATGGGAATGCAACCTATGATGTGGCCAAACATGATGCCCAATGCCATGCAACCGAACACCATGCCCGGAGAATATAACATGAACATACAACCCAACGGTAACGCAAATGGCGTTAATTTTATTGGAGTAGTGCCACCACAGCAAGAAAACCCTGTTCCTGTTATAGAAGATGTTGCAGAGCCAAGTGTTAATGATAAAACTGATCATAGAGACAGAAGGGATCGCGACAGAAACCgaggtaattgtttttttatcaattatgtcAGGAggaaaattaattcaattggCATCATTACATGAAGTACCATGTAGCCTATTCTCTTCTCATCTTTGAATACTGAAGTGACAGTATTGATAAGTCATCATgagtatgaatatttttttgcttgtaGTTCTGTTGGTGTGAAAGATATTTGCTGGAATTGAGTGGTTTTCGAAGATAAAAGTAGCcctagtaatttataatgttgGTTTTTGCAACAAAACTTGGTTCTAAagcttctttatttattattattagttaccaGGCAGTCAGTTTGTTCAACCGATatgcctgttttttttttatattagttttaatgaCTACACAAGCTTGccattcgcttgatggtaagcgatacaaccgtccatgagcagtagaaacaccaaccaataccttaaattataaagtattttatggtattccactgtgccatcctgagatatgagatgttaagtcttattatatctgttagttacactggctacaatgtccttcaaactggaacacaacagtgaacttACTGTGCTGCTTGGTgggagaaatagacattgcggtaatacctacccaggcggactctcacatatgaaagacctaccatcagCATCTTGCAATACTCGATTCAGATTTCACTTcccagaaaatatttatcaagtttGTAAACAGACCTGTTCACATTTTCCGCTGCAACCACATTCTGTGGGAGATTATTTCACCCTCTTACTACTCTATTCATCAAGAAATGCATAATATGTTGTTTGTTAGTGGACAAGGATACAATAGTTTTTTGTTATGGCCCCTGAGACAAACATTGGTGTCTTGGTTAAACACATAATTTGCAAGCTAATTGAGTATTCTGTTTAGCAGACAGGGGACGCCATGGAAGGTCCCGTGAACGCGACCGCAATGACAGATCTGACAGGAACGACAGAAGCCGAAGTGACCGGCGTGAAAGACGCACTAAGTGGAGTAGTGAGAATGTCACTAACAATGCGTCGAGTTATAATGCCGGTAATATGATGATGCCTGGTAAgaaacatttcttttattttgtatcaaatattGCATATGGAAAGTTGTCAAGTCATACCATGAAGACACTTTGAAAATcctaatgaaataatttttgcaGTATACAGtcatacttataaacttgttttagtgttaagaggtggttaagaattgcttaaatagctgtcaaatcATCACAGGTTCcaagtttaaaccttattaagaggcaagatgcaggttttgacttacagctgataaaataaatttgtgttttaactaagcataactttgtggaatttttataagtaagactgataatgtaaATGCAAATAATGTATCATACTATGCAAAAATATTCAGAATaacagtaacaaaatattattcatgtcattttttattttaaaggcaATATGATGCAATATGGTAACATGATGCCCCACCAGGCAATGGATATGGCAAATATGTCCAACATGCCAAATATGGCCAATATGATACAACCAATGCAGATGTCCGGCATGATGGATCaaaatatgatgatgatgaatcaaATGCCGATGATGACAAATCAGCCAATATATCTCACCGATAGTGTTCTACTACTGCCAATCCCTGGAACAATGCTACCACAACGTATGAACCGCCCTGTAGGCTGCCGGACTGTATTTATTGGAGGTTTACCAAACCGAATAACCGAGAGCCTTGTTAGTGAGATGTTTGCACGTTTTGGAGATATTGATTCGATTAAAATCCAGAAACAAGGTGTCTGTCATGTCCGGTTTGTTAAGCCGGAGTCTGTGGAACAGTCATTCTGTTTGTCGGGTTATCGGTTCAAGTATCAAGACCAGATGGATGCAGAGGCTATTCCGATATTTGTGGATTATGCTttggtaagtattttattactaaactataattttaatatgttttatgatattaaatttaaaagccaTGAGTTTTGTAGAATGTACAAAACTCATggcttttaaactttttatggAGTTAAAAAGAAAGTGTTTACTGGCAACCTTACACAAAGTTGACATCATATCTAGAAATATTTCTCAAGGCATGGCGTCAAGCTGATGGTAAGGTTAATgagtattttcaaaataaatgagcatgacaaaatagtttttgcagatttttctttcatatttattttttcgtgtTAATACATTCActctatgtattatttattaaaaaaaaatacaatattttgaaaaaaatatttcattactgACAATTAATATGAGAAATATTCTTATACTGTCCATTATGGTAGAATACAAACATCCGTTTCATGTAACAGAATCGCGATGACCAAGAAGAACAGGAGAGACATCGGCGCCGGAGGGACCCCACTCCGCCACGGATCGAACCGTTCCTAGCAACTACATTGTCATCACTTACTGAAAAGATCAAGAGTGACACGGAGTTCACTGAAGCAGCACctgtaagtaaattattttactattaactGATTCTATAAATTCTGAGAAGTGATTTCTTAGCTATTACAATAATTCAAGACATATGGGGttggcatataaaaaaaaaagaaaaactccaaattaaacattaataataaaaaaatgttcaagaCATTACTTcgtacaaacaaaaaacataatgtgatttattatttttctagacgctTGCCGGGTGGCTGGAGAGGGGAGAATGTAATAAGAAGAACGCAAACACTTTCTACTCTCTGATACAAGCCACAAACAACCACATACGTCGTCTCGTCAACGAGAAAATGCAAATCGATGAAGAATTC contains the following coding sequences:
- the LOC115455894 gene encoding SWI/SNF-related matrix-associated actin-dependent regulator of chromatin subfamily E member 1 isoform X2; translation: MATPNNYKQAPSMSMPSPQSNPHYMIAGPPMSFGIIKGGMNAPPAHHNQYQYHPQYQGGPGMGHPGPPGGFGGWPLGGLAHAPQQQGRFAAEGARRAAAAAQPSQPTKDDKTSPFVSTVHSHPGFQPQKIGKGAGAGAGLPKPPKPPEKPLMPYMRYSRRVWDSVKAAHPDLKLWEIGRIIGGMWRDLPETEKAGFVDEYEAEKAQYTEMLKAYQSSPAYIQWLAHKNRVGNLEEESSSKKGSSQKEQQQQDRRIDIQPAEDEEDQDEGLSVKHVAYARYLRNHRLINEIFSDTVVPDVRSVVTTARMQILKKQVQSLTMHQKKLEDELQQIEEKFEAKKRKFIESSEVFQEELKKHCKPAVDEETFQRMVERAMEQMRRGIDPTASQTTTPGHGAERKDESMKDQSHPKGESNGPNPPTQVDKVSTSESKPDTNTTTELNKTDETKDKEMDENGPPTHDGEGDRKEEKGEMKSESKEQAPPAPHPPAHPQHITSPPHHAMMMPPNPNAPGPHPGPPHAGPPPPPVGAVGAYGAPYGGRYYGGYAGGFPAGYAHPYYGAGGEHYAPHHAPHHAPQHAPQHAPQHAPQHAPPLAPHHASHAPHQPLQPHHDVKPDEPQPKKEGE
- the LOC115455894 gene encoding SWI/SNF-related matrix-associated actin-dependent regulator of chromatin subfamily E member 1 isoform X4, with protein sequence MATPNNYKQAPSMSMPSPQSNPHYMIAGPPMSFGIIKGGMNAPPAHHNQYQYHPQYQGGPGMGHPGPPGGFGGWPLGGLAHAPQQQGRFAAEGARRAAAAAQPSQPTKDDKTSPFVSTVHSHPGFQPQKIGKGAGAGAGLPKPPKPPEKPLMPYMRYSRRVWDSVKAAHPDLKLWEIGRIIGGMWRDLPETEKAGFVDEYEAEKSEYEKSLKTYHNSPAYLAYIAAKNKAVVGNLEEESSSKKGSSQKEQQQQDRRIDIQPAEDEEDQDEGLSVKHVAYARYLRNHRLINEIFSDTVVPDVRSVVTTARMQILKKQVQSLTMHQKKLEDELQQIEEKFEAKKRKFIESSEVFQEELKKHCKPAVDEETFQRMVERAMEQMRRGIDPTASQTTTPGHGAERKDESMKDQSHPKGESNGPNPPTQVDKVSTSESKPDTNTTTELNKTDETKDKEMDENGPPTHDGEGDRKEEKGEMKSESKEQAPPAPHPPAHPQHITSPPHHAMMMPPNPNAPGPHPGPPHAGPPPPPADEPQPKKEGE
- the LOC115455894 gene encoding SWI/SNF-related matrix-associated actin-dependent regulator of chromatin subfamily E member 1 isoform X1; translation: MATPNNYKQAPSMSMPSPQSNPHYMIAGPPMSFGIIKGGMNAPPAHHNQYQYHPQYQGGPGMGHPGPPGGFGGWPLGGLAHAPQQQGRFAAEGARRAAAAAQPSQPTKDDKTSPFVSTVHSHPGFQPQKIGKGAGAGAGLPKPPKPPEKPLMPYMRYSRRVWDSVKAAHPDLKLWEIGRIIGGMWRDLPETEKAGFVDEYEAEKSEYEKSLKTYHNSPAYLAYIAAKNKAVVGNLEEESSSKKGSSQKEQQQQDRRIDIQPAEDEEDQDEGLSVKHVAYARYLRNHRLINEIFSDTVVPDVRSVVTTARMQILKKQVQSLTMHQKKLEDELQQIEEKFEAKKRKFIESSEVFQEELKKHCKPAVDEETFQRMVERAMEQMRRGIDPTASQTTTPGHGAERKDESMKDQSHPKGESNGPNPPTQVDKVSTSESKPDTNTTTELNKTDETKDKEMDENGPPTHDGEGDRKEEKGEMKSESKEQAPPAPHPPAHPQHITSPPHHAMMMPPNPNAPGPHPGPPHAGPPPPPVGAVGAYGAPYGGRYYGGYAGGFPAGYAHPYYGAGGEHYAPHHAPHHAPQHAPQHAPQHAPQHAPPLAPHHASHAPHQPLQPHHDVKPDEPQPKKEGE